One segment of Leptospiraceae bacterium DNA contains the following:
- a CDS encoding GH3 auxin-responsive promoter family protein, producing the protein MNYITYLSNKIWKMLSKSKFDNFIKASNNMAQIQETYLLNLLKKNQNTSYGKRYTFKSIRNIKDYQEKVPVTEYEDYKHYLEQIRNGKKGILSFDPFTRFTLTSGTTNSSKWIPYNVSLKKEFEESLGAWVYNLFENFPDLCRGRAYWTVTPVLNKEKYNSKIPVSFEENPLYFGILEKLLVNSIQSVPSIVSKISNFNDFKYITLLFLMSDPELRLISVWSPSYLKILLDYYKEISQLLLKDMENGTISVKIDSEIEITLRKKLSKNPNRAKYLRTISLDDNLFWEKVWKHLTLISLWTEGNSKLFISEIEKKFPNTKIQGKGLLSTEGFITFPVFLEEFSGNLLAINSHFFEFRDIKSGSIVLANEVKPDSIYEVILTTGGGLYRYATKDQIQLAGKFNQIPAFRFLGKEETISDLVGEKLSEVYLNAVLKSEFQKKKIIPEFYYVKPEVKENIGMYILFLETLNQFNNEDLANSIDSALTDNIYYAQARKSGQLARFKIESLPSDSMKIFLESKIKNAPLGTTKYSLFHHKTEIETNNKKK; encoded by the coding sequence ATGAACTATATCACCTATTTATCAAATAAAATCTGGAAAATGCTCTCCAAAAGTAAATTTGACAATTTCATAAAAGCATCCAATAATATGGCTCAGATTCAAGAAACGTATCTACTAAATTTACTAAAAAAAAACCAAAATACCAGTTATGGAAAACGATATACCTTTAAATCGATTCGAAATATAAAAGATTACCAAGAAAAAGTACCCGTCACAGAGTATGAAGATTATAAACACTATTTGGAACAAATTCGAAATGGAAAAAAAGGCATACTAAGTTTTGATCCTTTTACCCGTTTTACACTTACAAGCGGAACAACCAACTCCTCCAAATGGATACCATATAACGTTAGTTTAAAAAAAGAATTTGAAGAATCTTTAGGAGCATGGGTATATAATTTATTTGAAAATTTTCCCGATTTATGTAGAGGTCGCGCATACTGGACTGTAACTCCCGTTCTAAATAAAGAAAAATATAACTCAAAAATACCTGTCAGCTTTGAAGAAAATCCATTATACTTTGGAATATTAGAAAAACTTTTAGTTAACTCAATCCAGTCAGTCCCTTCTATTGTATCTAAAATTTCAAACTTTAATGATTTTAAATATATTACTCTACTTTTTTTAATGTCTGATCCAGAGCTTCGATTAATTTCTGTATGGAGTCCAAGTTATTTAAAAATACTTTTAGATTATTATAAAGAAATTTCTCAATTATTATTAAAGGATATGGAAAACGGAACTATTTCTGTAAAAATAGATTCAGAAATTGAAATAACATTACGAAAAAAATTATCTAAAAACCCAAATAGGGCAAAATATTTAAGAACCATTTCTCTAGATGATAATTTATTTTGGGAAAAAGTTTGGAAGCACTTAACCTTAATTAGCCTTTGGACAGAAGGAAATTCGAAATTATTCATTAGTGAAATAGAAAAAAAATTCCCCAATACTAAAATCCAAGGAAAAGGATTATTATCCACTGAGGGATTTATAACTTTTCCAGTGTTTTTGGAAGAATTTTCAGGTAATTTACTCGCGATAAATTCCCATTTTTTCGAATTTAGGGATATAAAATCAGGTTCCATTGTATTAGCAAATGAAGTAAAACCAGATTCAATATATGAAGTAATTTTGACTACAGGCGGAGGATTATATCGATATGCCACTAAGGATCAAATTCAATTAGCCGGAAAATTCAATCAAATTCCTGCTTTCCGATTTTTAGGAAAAGAGGAAACTATATCTGACCTTGTAGGAGAAAAACTAAGTGAAGTCTATTTAAATGCTGTATTAAAGTCAGAATTTCAAAAAAAGAAAATTATTCCAGAATTTTACTATGTGAAACCTGAAGTGAAAGAAAATATTGGTATGTATATTTTATTTCTAGAAACTTTAAATCAATTTAATAATGAGGATCTAGCAAATTCTATAGATTCCGCCTTAACGGATAATATCTATTACGCACAAGCTCGTAAATCAGGACAATTGGCTAGATTTAAAATTGAATCTCTCCCTAGTGATTCAATGAAAATTTTCTTAGAATCAAAAATAAAAAATGCGCCGCTTGGAACAACTAAATACTCTTTATTTCATCATAAAACCGAAATAGAAACAAATAACAAAAAGAAGTAA
- the msrA gene encoding peptide-methionine (S)-S-oxide reductase MsrA, translated as MEQTTIGGGCFWCLEAVYQLVDGVKSVTSGYAGGHKKNPTYKEVCDETTGHAEVVQIEFDPNIISLEKILDIFWTVHDPTTLNRQGNDQGTQYRSIIFYHNDLQKQIAESSKTSAAANWKNPIVTDIVPLEIFYPAEDYHQNYFRNNPYNSYCAYVVKPKVEKYRKVFGS; from the coding sequence ATGGAACAAACAACTATAGGCGGTGGGTGTTTTTGGTGTTTAGAAGCTGTATATCAATTGGTAGATGGCGTAAAATCGGTTACGTCTGGTTATGCGGGGGGGCATAAAAAAAATCCCACTTATAAGGAAGTATGTGATGAAACAACCGGTCATGCTGAAGTAGTGCAAATTGAATTTGATCCCAATATTATTTCATTGGAAAAAATTTTAGATATATTTTGGACTGTGCACGACCCAACTACTCTGAATCGACAAGGAAATGACCAAGGAACACAATACCGTTCCATTATATTCTACCACAATGATCTACAAAAACAAATCGCAGAATCCTCTAAAACTTCTGCAGCGGCTAACTGGAAGAATCCTATTGTTACAGATATTGTCCCACTAGAAATTTTTTATCCTGCAGAAGACTACCACCAAAATTATTTTCGTAATAATCCGTACAACTCTTATTGTGCCTATGTTGTAAAACCGAAAGTAGAGAAGTATAGAAAAGTATTTGGTTCGTAG
- a CDS encoding ceramidase domain-containing protein, whose amino-acid sequence MTIEPLSLGCPWSNFLPPTIQFCERNLCSYITTPANTWSNLSYIFIGIFLLFKIRKKNTPRYLTLFPIAAILTGIASFLYHASFTFLFQFFDLSSMYLFSCILLVLNWQRIRPLEISKLISLFFILILSSIILLYFFKKYGILIFGLHLVIAICLEYRIYLSQKSSKFSGLKYYTNFLFAIFCFFLALFIWILDFKKIICYPDNHILQGHAVWHILTSFCYLFLFRFYDEIKSI is encoded by the coding sequence ATGACAATCGAACCACTTTCTTTAGGCTGCCCATGGTCGAATTTTTTACCACCTACCATTCAATTTTGTGAACGTAATCTGTGTTCTTATATTACAACTCCAGCAAATACATGGTCAAACTTGTCTTATATTTTCATCGGTATATTTTTATTATTCAAAATTAGAAAAAAAAATACACCTAGATATTTAACGTTATTTCCCATAGCCGCAATTTTGACTGGTATTGCCTCTTTTTTATACCATGCAAGTTTTACGTTTTTATTTCAATTTTTTGACTTATCATCTATGTATCTTTTTTCTTGTATTTTATTAGTACTTAATTGGCAACGAATTCGACCATTAGAAATTTCTAAATTAATTTCTCTATTTTTTATACTAATTCTAAGTTCGATAATTCTACTTTATTTTTTTAAAAAATATGGAATTCTTATTTTTGGATTACACTTAGTAATTGCTATATGTCTTGAGTATAGAATTTATTTATCTCAAAAATCATCTAAATTTTCTGGATTAAAATATTATACTAATTTTCTATTTGCTATTTTTTGTTTTTTTCTAGCACTTTTTATTTGGATTTTAGATTTCAAAAAAATTATTTGTTATCCTGATAACCATATTTTGCAGGGACATGCGGTTTGGCATATACTTACTTCTTTTTGTTATTTGTTTCTATTTCGGTTTTATGATGAAATAAAGAGTATTTAG